One window of Candidatus Leptovillus gracilis genomic DNA carries:
- a CDS encoding VRR-NUC domain-containing protein: MSEHDEQAALFGWVELQANLYPPLRLLHAIPNGGHRHPVVAAKMKAEGVKRGVPDLCLPVARGGFHGLYIEMKFGRNRPSDEQLWWLEALAGQGYKTAVCWSFEAAQRIILEYLRLNPSERLYAQIASTEAASIS, from the coding sequence ATGAGCGAGCACGACGAGCAAGCAGCCCTTTTTGGCTGGGTCGAGCTGCAGGCCAATCTTTACCCGCCGCTGCGGCTGCTCCACGCCATCCCCAACGGCGGCCACCGCCACCCGGTAGTAGCCGCCAAGATGAAAGCCGAAGGTGTCAAACGGGGAGTACCAGACCTCTGTTTGCCGGTAGCCCGCGGCGGCTTCCACGGGCTGTACATCGAGATGAAGTTTGGCCGCAACCGACCGAGCGACGAGCAGCTTTGGTGGCTGGAAGCGCTGGCCGGTCAGGGGTACAAGACGGCCGTCTGCTGGAGCTTCGAGGCAGCCCAGCGCATCATCCTGGAATACCTGAGACTAAACCCGTCGGAGCGACTGTATGCGCAAATTGCCAGCACCGAAGCTGCCAGTATTTCGTGA
- a CDS encoding ParB/RepB/Spo0J family partition protein translates to MLIYVPLSQIDDNPFQARQEYGDIADLAGRIAAARANYPDSYGLMQIPRGRVIFRNATEPNGKVYSVAKALTLTDKNRVLYIDPAVRVQLAFGHRRLRAFRHLWGAQEIGYERGWFPVHIGELNDEQMLDAVWSENRERKDISAVEEAELLARKLSQSKSQREVAEAWGVDRSTVANRLRLLELPAEVQQANRDGRLSERSCLALAPVLKLKEAVPGDKWKKDYYSPEPPAAYVSKLLENPNGTTSEDIRKYAERAIKHAGVSLPKFVADFETGVSGKICQSTCRGCGYRVNNHCMVSACLAEKEQVIAECVLTDAADELGVHISDRAEDFADYEEYKTRALLAALWKGGQQPGTNFVIRWQPSGAMVRPYGERELLWDDHRFDNEGRAGIALGHRGFLPLHLLPSEAKEKVEDIASATDRAAWRKEAAKLGKEVEKRAKAAMVDALYLPAGDAAGIIAALMLEPKDDAVDGFDGLEYEPLLKQFIAFMWDKGRGIKTYYDGWRQVQLVRRLLSRAGLNADKVTSTGMPLADMRRAAILALDFWYERRNYGSYDWPDCKIALDAALAAIHPIHDLPEAEATELLNLDYELRRALRDMETRKEKDALEAAEAALRKAERETSRKLTAANLAGDEDGDLYSDEDDYDYDAEICRELEEEARA, encoded by the coding sequence ATGTTAATTTACGTCCCCCTTTCACAAATTGATGACAATCCCTTCCAGGCGCGCCAGGAATACGGCGACATCGCCGACCTGGCCGGCCGCATCGCCGCCGCCCGCGCCAACTATCCGGACAGTTATGGCTTGATGCAAATCCCGCGTGGCCGGGTCATCTTCCGCAATGCCACCGAGCCAAACGGCAAGGTTTACAGCGTAGCGAAAGCACTCACCCTGACCGACAAAAACCGCGTCCTGTACATTGACCCGGCCGTGCGCGTCCAACTGGCCTTCGGCCACCGCCGTTTGCGCGCCTTCCGCCACCTGTGGGGAGCGCAGGAAATCGGCTATGAACGCGGCTGGTTCCCGGTTCATATCGGCGAACTGAACGACGAGCAAATGCTGGATGCCGTCTGGTCCGAGAACCGCGAGCGGAAAGACATCTCGGCCGTCGAGGAAGCTGAATTGTTGGCGCGCAAACTATCTCAATCCAAGAGCCAGCGCGAAGTGGCCGAAGCCTGGGGCGTGGACCGTTCCACCGTCGCCAATCGCCTGCGCCTCCTGGAACTGCCGGCCGAAGTTCAGCAGGCCAACCGTGACGGCCGTCTGAGCGAGCGCTCCTGCCTGGCCCTGGCTCCGGTCCTGAAGCTGAAGGAGGCCGTGCCAGGGGACAAATGGAAAAAGGACTACTATTCGCCAGAGCCGCCGGCCGCGTACGTCAGCAAGCTGCTGGAAAACCCTAACGGCACAACCAGCGAGGACATCCGCAAATATGCTGAGCGTGCCATCAAACACGCCGGCGTCTCACTCCCCAAGTTTGTCGCCGACTTCGAGACGGGCGTCAGCGGCAAGATTTGTCAAAGCACCTGTCGTGGCTGCGGCTATCGCGTCAACAACCACTGCATGGTTTCCGCGTGCCTTGCCGAAAAGGAGCAGGTCATCGCCGAATGCGTCCTCACCGACGCGGCCGATGAGTTGGGCGTCCACATCAGCGACCGGGCTGAGGACTTCGCCGATTATGAAGAGTACAAAACTCGCGCATTGTTGGCAGCCCTCTGGAAGGGCGGTCAGCAGCCTGGCACAAACTTCGTGATTCGCTGGCAGCCCAGCGGCGCAATGGTACGGCCGTATGGCGAGCGTGAACTGCTGTGGGATGACCACCGATTCGACAATGAAGGGCGCGCCGGCATCGCCCTGGGCCATCGCGGCTTTCTGCCGTTGCATCTTCTTCCAAGCGAGGCAAAGGAAAAGGTCGAGGACATCGCGTCGGCCACCGACCGGGCCGCCTGGCGTAAAGAGGCCGCGAAGTTGGGCAAAGAAGTGGAAAAGCGGGCGAAGGCCGCGATGGTGGACGCGCTTTACCTTCCGGCCGGAGACGCGGCCGGCATCATCGCCGCGTTGATGCTGGAGCCAAAAGACGACGCCGTCGACGGCTTCGATGGCCTGGAATACGAACCGCTGCTGAAGCAGTTCATAGCATTCATGTGGGACAAAGGTCGCGGCATCAAGACGTACTACGACGGCTGGCGGCAGGTTCAACTGGTGCGCCGGCTCCTGAGCCGCGCCGGGCTGAATGCGGACAAAGTCACATCGACCGGCATGCCCCTGGCCGACATGCGCCGCGCCGCCATCCTCGCCTTAGATTTTTGGTACGAACGCCGCAACTATGGCAGCTACGACTGGCCGGACTGCAAGATCGCCCTGGATGCCGCTTTGGCCGCCATCCATCCCATCCACGACTTGCCGGAGGCCGAGGCCACCGAGTTGCTCAACCTTGACTACGAATTGCGCCGCGCCCTGCGCGACATGGAGACCCGGAAAGAGAAGGATGCCCTGGAAGCGGCCGAGGCGGCGCTGCGCAAGGCGGAGCGCGAGACATCCAGGAAATTGACGGCTGCAAACCTCGCCGGAGATGAAGACGGGGATCTGTACAGCGACGAGGACGACTACGACTACGACGCCGAGATTTGCAGAGAGTTGGAGGAGGAAGCGCGAGCGTGA
- a CDS encoding cold shock domain-containing protein, which produces MQRITNENSTLFSRLERGSDGHSGPPARHTGTVKWFNRLKGHGFITADDPEICDGGLDVFVHYKHIDGEGHRNLYDGDRVSFTIHDFGKGPQARDVRRLRT; this is translated from the coding sequence ATGCAACGAATTACAAACGAAAACAGCACGCTGTTTTCCAGGCTTGAGCGCGGTTCGGATGGGCATTCTGGACCACCGGCGCGCCACACTGGAACCGTGAAATGGTTCAACCGCCTCAAGGGGCACGGCTTCATCACCGCCGACGACCCGGAAATCTGCGACGGTGGCCTGGACGTTTTTGTCCACTACAAACACATAGACGGCGAAGGCCACCGCAACCTCTACGACGGTGACCGGGTGAGCTTTACCATTCACGATTTCGGCAAGGGTCCGCAGGCCCGCGACGTCCGGAGGTTAAGAACGTGA
- a CDS encoding phage tail tape measure protein, with protein sequence MSAELGDAIVYLAAENAQLKKDLDGAKKHTEGWLSQLGMGINIALGNALVTAVGKGIQAVGNLGKSVFDFAADSQRAVGYLQSELGSTAEEAEALGQVAQAVWKNNFSDNVLEAAQTVRLVRQQMRSLNAEGIQGASELAFALRDAYGPQTQESIDAARTLMEDFNLTYQQAFDFIAAGYQKGLDRSGDFLDSITEYAPQFRSAEADAGQFFSALETGLQGGMLGTDRAADMFKEFRVRLLDGSTTTADGLKLIGLSMDDITSRINSGSLTWADAFTLIQDKLRGTDNQAVQMQAGVALLGTQFEDMGVQAALGVDLAATSLDDLAGAADAVNVRYDNLGDFFRGMGRKLTAALEPAAGALLDIAHDAMPELEAGFQSLEANAVPFAVGIATIFKALAGLAKSFFRGFRKESNDEMGATANEAGGWGRNIVLQLARGMAAAATAVVRVLNQIGDIIAHWLSPGSPPRLLPDIDDWGTAAMQEFLDGMGAASVGALRSMGGRIMEALSGVTDAGLVGLFSTISGTVQRLMQSTASDDDTGLIGRIIGSRAVIGQAIADIQQYGRVTDSTLAAIQQSLVNLPPVANGYVQAMIRLYQANQAVTDAQEELNRVTQEYDDKLKPLRGELDALRDAEADTADEKRIAALRRAIARGGLNDEQKAQALREIRARELAMQIRQLEAQKETAVDSAQAQLDAAEAEQDAAEEAVALQQALIDAQVESNGLISQQISLLDRLAETMTAVGAGLADAVSGLGDGLGGALGAALDGLGDEIDLGDGLDLTSLFEEMDIEGLVAEITAEFAPLTEETEKLGKNFATIGEKWDELTGKSNPLIEAIKGIGAAWLGIKVGGMIFELLTLGGAFLSATGLAGGLGAILTGLALPVAIVIGLVAALALAVATDFLGIRTTSEQLVFIIEWAIGQAIQKIGAWLKWLAANLAIAWADMKAGAQLLYAVLTLLWLQIKARFRELQESIAEKAQAIQDWWKSIGDKATGMADTIETATGRAKDFVSGLWDAIQGFWEWLKDKVFNFKIELPSLPDWAIPGSPIPLHTAWKDFADEMNRMVIRPRVDLAEMGGLAGGGVVGAPTPPPPPAAGAMMVQFTGDMVFNDKSAVDAFLAYLSGLNDADALGGAAMVYR encoded by the coding sequence ATGAGCGCAGAATTAGGCGACGCCATTGTCTATTTGGCGGCCGAGAATGCCCAATTAAAGAAAGACCTCGACGGGGCTAAAAAGCACACCGAGGGATGGCTCTCTCAGTTGGGCATGGGCATCAACATCGCCCTGGGCAATGCGCTGGTAACGGCCGTCGGTAAGGGCATCCAGGCTGTTGGCAACCTGGGCAAAAGCGTCTTTGACTTCGCCGCCGACAGCCAGCGCGCTGTCGGCTACCTGCAATCCGAATTGGGCAGCACAGCCGAAGAGGCGGAGGCGTTGGGTCAGGTGGCCCAGGCCGTCTGGAAGAACAACTTCAGCGACAACGTCCTGGAAGCTGCCCAAACCGTGCGCCTGGTACGCCAGCAGATGCGCAGTCTCAACGCTGAGGGTATTCAAGGTGCGTCCGAACTGGCCTTCGCCCTGCGCGACGCTTACGGCCCACAGACCCAGGAAAGCATAGACGCCGCCCGAACGCTGATGGAGGACTTTAACCTCACCTACCAGCAGGCGTTCGACTTCATCGCCGCCGGTTATCAAAAGGGACTCGACCGCAGCGGCGACTTCCTCGACTCCATCACCGAGTATGCGCCGCAGTTTCGCTCGGCTGAAGCAGACGCCGGGCAATTCTTCAGCGCTCTGGAGACGGGGCTGCAAGGCGGTATGCTGGGCACGGACCGGGCGGCCGACATGTTTAAGGAGTTTCGGGTTCGGCTGCTGGATGGCTCGACCACGACGGCCGATGGCCTGAAACTAATCGGCCTGTCGATGGACGACATCACCAGCCGCATCAACAGCGGCTCGCTCACCTGGGCGGATGCTTTCACCCTCATCCAAGACAAACTGCGTGGAACAGATAACCAGGCGGTGCAGATGCAGGCGGGCGTGGCCCTGCTGGGCACGCAGTTTGAGGACATGGGTGTGCAGGCGGCGCTGGGCGTGGACCTGGCAGCCACCTCGCTCGATGACCTGGCCGGCGCGGCCGACGCCGTCAATGTGCGCTACGACAACCTGGGCGACTTCTTCCGGGGGATGGGGCGCAAACTCACGGCCGCATTGGAACCAGCGGCCGGGGCGCTGCTGGACATCGCCCACGACGCCATGCCGGAGTTGGAGGCGGGCTTCCAAAGCCTGGAGGCCAACGCCGTGCCCTTTGCTGTCGGCATCGCCACCATCTTCAAGGCGCTGGCTGGCCTGGCGAAATCTTTCTTCCGGGGATTCCGCAAAGAATCCAACGACGAGATGGGGGCAACGGCCAACGAAGCCGGGGGATGGGGGCGCAACATCGTCCTGCAACTGGCGCGGGGCATGGCGGCGGCGGCAACGGCCGTCGTCCGCGTCTTGAACCAAATAGGGGACATTATCGCCCATTGGCTTTCGCCTGGCAGCCCGCCGCGCCTGCTGCCCGACATTGACGATTGGGGCACGGCGGCGATGCAGGAGTTTCTCGATGGCATGGGCGCGGCTTCGGTGGGCGCGCTGCGCAGCATGGGCGGCCGAATCATGGAGGCGCTGTCAGGGGTGACCGACGCCGGGCTGGTGGGCCTTTTCTCCACCATCTCTGGCACTGTGCAGCGGCTCATGCAGTCTACGGCCAGCGATGACGACACCGGCCTCATCGGGCGCATCATCGGCAGCCGGGCGGTCATCGGCCAGGCCATCGCCGACATCCAGCAGTACGGCCGTGTCACGGATTCCACCCTTGCCGCCATCCAACAAAGCCTGGTCAACCTGCCGCCCGTCGCCAATGGTTACGTGCAGGCGATGATCCGGCTCTACCAGGCGAACCAGGCCGTGACCGACGCGCAAGAAGAACTGAACCGCGTCACGCAGGAGTACGACGACAAACTAAAACCGCTGCGTGGCGAGCTGGATGCCCTGCGCGATGCCGAGGCCGACACGGCCGACGAGAAACGCATTGCCGCGCTGCGCCGGGCCATCGCCCGTGGCGGCCTCAACGACGAGCAGAAAGCCCAGGCGCTGCGCGAGATTCGCGCCCGTGAACTGGCGATGCAAATCCGGCAGTTAGAGGCGCAGAAGGAGACGGCTGTAGACTCGGCACAGGCGCAGCTTGACGCCGCTGAAGCGGAGCAGGACGCGGCCGAGGAAGCGGTGGCGCTGCAGCAGGCGCTCATTGACGCGCAGGTGGAATCCAACGGTCTTATCAGCCAGCAAATCTCGCTGCTGGACCGACTGGCCGAGACGATGACGGCCGTAGGCGCGGGGCTGGCCGACGCTGTAAGCGGGCTGGGCGATGGACTGGGCGGCGCTTTGGGCGCTGCGCTGGACGGGCTGGGCGACGAGATTGACCTGGGCGATGGGCTGGACCTGACATCCCTGTTTGAGGAGATGGACATCGAGGGGCTGGTCGCCGAGATTACGGCCGAGTTCGCGCCGCTCACCGAGGAGACCGAGAAACTAGGCAAGAACTTTGCCACCATCGGCGAGAAGTGGGACGAGCTAACCGGGAAGTCAAATCCCCTGATTGAAGCCATTAAAGGCATTGGCGCGGCCTGGCTGGGCATAAAGGTTGGCGGCATGATATTTGAACTGCTCACCCTGGGCGGCGCATTTCTGTCGGCCACCGGGCTGGCTGGCGGGTTGGGAGCCATCCTGACCGGCCTGGCGCTGCCGGTCGCCATTGTTATCGGCCTGGTGGCGGCGCTGGCTCTGGCCGTTGCCACCGACTTCCTGGGCATCCGGACCACGTCGGAGCAGTTGGTATTCATCATCGAATGGGCCATTGGTCAGGCGATTCAGAAGATCGGCGCGTGGCTAAAATGGCTGGCGGCGAATTTGGCAATTGCCTGGGCCGACATGAAGGCAGGGGCGCAGCTGCTGTATGCGGTGCTGACACTGCTATGGTTGCAGATAAAGGCGCGCTTCCGTGAGCTGCAAGAGTCCATCGCCGAGAAGGCGCAGGCCATACAGGACTGGTGGAAAAGCATCGGCGATAAGGCGACCGGCATGGCCGATACCATCGAAACGGCCACCGGCCGGGCGAAGGATTTTGTGTCTGGTCTGTGGGACGCCATCCAGGGCTTTTGGGAATGGCTGAAGGACAAGGTCTTTAATTTCAAAATCGAACTACCCAGCCTGCCCGATTGGGCCATCCCCGGCAGCCCCATCCCGCTGCACACGGCGTGGAAGGACTTCGCCGACGAGATGAACCGGATGGTGATTCGGCCGCGTGTGGATCTGGCAGAAATGGGCGGACTGGCGGGTGGGGGAGTTGTTGGCGCGCCAACACCACCCCCGCCACCAGCAGCCGGGGCGATGATGGTCCAGTTCACCGGTGACATGGTATTCAATGACAAATCGGCCGTGGATGCTTTCTTGGCGTATCTGAGCGGCCTGAATGACGCCGACGCCCTGGGCGGCGCGGCGATGGTATACAGGTAA
- a CDS encoding site-specific integrase, whose translation MKTTYRKMSDFLSANQPTDSLLDAVQRFLREREPDVSQATMVHLYRSLVAYGDALGNMPVAETSATDLMAYAEDLRNRYSPGTIRPVFGDLKQFISWLYKSGLISDDYGRRLKKPRPVKEKHHAEESDMRGLIKHLADSLGGSLYRDLFGTLQAENAGWAYEEYKTLHDLTAIMLLYESGCRAGELCNLSTRRLNIVFSQPAPTYSFTAYGKTNDRTYHVTDATAELYRLWIKKRPFNVVWAFNSWARGGEPGKLSTPTLAQMVACRCEQAGIQPFRPHSMRHAKVIRARKIVGLEIASKLVDHANIQTTRAYDYVDDSEMGVAAKLTGYTGKLR comes from the coding sequence GTGAAAACGACTTATCGGAAGATGTCAGACTTTTTGTCTGCAAATCAGCCTACAGACAGTTTATTGGATGCTGTTCAACGATTTTTGCGTGAGCGCGAACCCGACGTTAGTCAGGCGACAATGGTGCATCTATATCGCAGCCTGGTAGCTTACGGTGACGCTCTGGGCAACATGCCGGTCGCAGAAACGTCTGCGACCGATTTAATGGCCTATGCCGAGGATTTGCGCAACCGTTACAGTCCTGGAACTATCAGGCCCGTCTTTGGCGACCTGAAGCAGTTCATTTCGTGGTTGTACAAATCTGGCTTGATTAGTGATGATTACGGTCGCCGTCTGAAGAAGCCCCGGCCGGTGAAGGAAAAGCATCATGCTGAGGAATCCGACATGCGAGGGCTAATCAAACACCTGGCTGATTCGTTAGGAGGGTCGCTTTACCGCGACTTGTTTGGCACGCTGCAGGCTGAGAATGCCGGATGGGCTTATGAGGAATACAAGACACTTCACGACCTGACGGCCATTATGTTGCTGTACGAGTCGGGTTGCCGCGCCGGCGAGCTATGTAATCTGAGTACCCGCCGACTAAACATAGTGTTCAGTCAGCCGGCGCCCACCTACTCTTTTACCGCCTATGGCAAAACCAATGACCGCACGTACCATGTCACGGATGCGACGGCCGAGTTGTACAGATTGTGGATCAAGAAACGGCCGTTTAACGTGGTCTGGGCGTTTAATAGTTGGGCACGGGGTGGTGAGCCTGGCAAACTTTCCACGCCTACCCTGGCTCAAATGGTTGCATGCCGCTGCGAACAGGCCGGGATACAGCCGTTTCGCCCTCACTCAATGCGTCACGCGAAGGTGATTCGCGCCCGTAAAATCGTAGGCTTAGAAATCGCCAGCAAGTTGGTGGACCATGCCAATATACAGACCACCCGTGCTTACGACTATGTCGATGATAGTGAAATGGGCGTAGCGGCGAAGCTGACGGGCTACACTGGCAAGTTGCGGTAA
- a CDS encoding ATP-binding cassette domain-containing protein codes for MSDIVVSVSGLAKTFKVKQKAPGLRGSVQALWRAEEKEITAVSDITFSLPKGEMLAFIGPNGAGKSTTIKMLTGILFPSGGEASVLGYTPWKERRQLAYHIGSVFGQKPQLWYHLPAEDTFRLFARIYELDMKQFQQRRDFLVESFQIADLLQTPVRKLSLGQRMKCEIAASLLHRPRIIFLDEPTIGLDVVAKQQIRDAVRYLNEQEGTTIFLTSHDAGDIESLCKRVVIINHGGIIYDNSTSALKRQYLRRKILSVRFAEPLTAPFSLPCVRTLKQGTHGVKLEFDGREIPVETVVQQVMATQSVQDITITDPPLEEIIREIYKQ; via the coding sequence ATGAGTGACATTGTTGTAAGTGTATCCGGTCTGGCGAAGACGTTTAAAGTGAAGCAGAAAGCGCCGGGGCTGCGGGGCAGCGTACAGGCGTTGTGGCGGGCGGAGGAGAAGGAGATAACGGCCGTGTCCGACATCACCTTTTCGCTGCCCAAAGGGGAAATGCTGGCCTTCATCGGCCCCAACGGCGCGGGCAAATCTACCACCATCAAGATGCTCACCGGTATCTTGTTCCCGTCTGGTGGCGAGGCGTCGGTTTTGGGTTATACGCCCTGGAAAGAGCGCCGCCAGTTGGCCTACCACATCGGCTCCGTCTTTGGGCAGAAGCCGCAGCTTTGGTATCACCTGCCGGCCGAAGACACCTTCCGCCTGTTCGCCCGCATCTATGAATTGGACATGAAGCAGTTCCAGCAGCGGCGCGATTTTCTGGTGGAATCGTTCCAGATCGCCGATCTGCTGCAAACGCCGGTGCGCAAACTCAGCCTGGGGCAGCGCATGAAGTGTGAGATCGCCGCCTCGCTGCTGCACCGGCCGCGCATCATCTTCCTCGACGAGCCGACGATTGGGTTGGACGTGGTGGCGAAACAGCAAATCCGCGACGCCGTCCGCTACCTGAACGAGCAGGAAGGCACGACCATCTTCCTGACCAGCCACGACGCCGGCGACATCGAGAGCCTGTGCAAGCGGGTCGTCATCATCAATCATGGCGGCATCATCTACGACAACAGCACATCGGCGCTCAAGCGCCAATACCTGCGCCGCAAAATCCTCAGCGTGCGCTTCGCCGAACCGCTGACCGCCCCTTTCAGCCTACCCTGTGTGAGGACGCTGAAGCAGGGGACGCATGGGGTGAAATTGGAGTTCGACGGCCGTGAAATCCCCGTCGAAACCGTCGTCCAGCAAGTGATGGCAACCCAATCCGTCCAAGACATCACCATCACCGACCCACCGCTGGAGGAGATTATTCGGGAAATCTATAAACAGTGA
- a CDS encoding M23 family metallopeptidase: MILACLKPLTVLLLPFLAAWLITSYAPIRSRALWLAAFGSALTVAFVSCLPALVITAVAIGEVVGADYTGGVDGLTLMTVDGRQESAFISHTAGLLPYAPSGAPAALNEMHSRGGEWAGRDYVRDCGAPIYAPFAGTVSWGGAGVKDSWGNPYIYLKSDDGRYQMLLMHGDYALAAGDSFRAGQQVGSTNLTGYFIGSAPICHDHVSLLVDGVEVDPEQYRSQAETAVADVGAPERGVGAPTPYRDLAGLVQALRSLGYSPSSDVGLRISHYEPAAGGINCDSDCGHMASGDVTWDWTGGKGGVYAAACPPAWPFGTRFSYAGATYECRDRGGWIQCYEPGAYDKALKRDAETSYCWVDLYNTPPVGYGTLAYDWQFIK, encoded by the coding sequence ATGATTCTAGCCTGCCTAAAGCCCTTAACCGTCTTGCTGCTGCCTTTCCTGGCGGCCTGGCTCATCACCAGCTACGCCCCCATCCGCTCGCGGGCGCTGTGGTTGGCGGCGTTCGGGTCGGCGCTCACCGTCGCGTTCGTCTCTTGCCTGCCTGCCCTCGTCATCACGGCCGTTGCCATTGGCGAGGTGGTGGGCGCAGACTACACGGGTGGGGTGGACGGCTTGACGCTCATGACGGTGGACGGCCGTCAAGAGAGCGCCTTCATCAGCCACACGGCCGGGCTGCTGCCCTACGCGCCCAGCGGCGCGCCGGCCGCACTGAATGAGATGCACAGCCGGGGCGGCGAGTGGGCCGGCCGGGATTACGTCCGCGATTGTGGCGCGCCCATCTACGCGCCGTTCGCTGGCACAGTCAGCTGGGGCGGCGCTGGGGTCAAGGATAGCTGGGGGAACCCCTACATCTACCTGAAGAGCGACGACGGCCGTTACCAGATGCTCCTCATGCACGGCGATTATGCGCTGGCCGCCGGCGACAGCTTCCGCGCCGGCCAGCAGGTCGGCAGCACCAACCTCACCGGCTATTTCATCGGCAGCGCCCCCATCTGCCACGACCACGTCAGCCTGCTGGTGGATGGGGTGGAAGTGGACCCGGAGCAATACCGCAGCCAGGCGGAAACGGCCGTTGCCGATGTTGGCGCGCCGGAGCGCGGTGTTGGCGCGCCAACACCTTACCGCGACCTGGCCGGATTGGTGCAGGCTTTACGCAGCCTCGGCTACTCGCCAAGCAGCGACGTGGGCCTGCGGATCAGCCACTACGAACCGGCTGCCGGCGGCATTAACTGTGACAGCGACTGCGGCCACATGGCGAGTGGCGACGTGACCTGGGATTGGACGGGCGGTAAGGGCGGCGTCTACGCAGCTGCCTGTCCACCGGCCTGGCCCTTCGGCACACGCTTCAGCTACGCCGGCGCGACTTACGAATGCCGCGACCGGGGCGGCTGGATTCAGTGCTACGAGCCGGGAGCATACGACAAAGCGCTTAAGCGCGACGCAGAAACCAGCTACTGCTGGGTGGATTTGTACAACACGCCGCCAGTGGGCTACGGCACGCTGGCTTACGATTGGCAATTTATCAAATAG
- a CDS encoding 2,3-bisphosphoglycerate-independent phosphoglycerate mutase codes for MKKQYKPVALIIMDGWGIRENAHGNAVVLGNTPNYDRWNRTLERSVLDASGEAVGLPEGQMGNSEVGHLNLGAGRIVYQDLTRINLAIRDGSFNNLPALVAGIDKVKTGGKLHVIGLFGPGGVHSFSEHMFAILDMANAHGVEPILHIITDGRDTPPHSSTDFLKPLEAYQQTKQVRVASVSGRYYTMDRDKRWPRIEMGYKAIAKHEGHEGRTAVSARAAIEQAHAEGTTDEFILPVAINSDRDVTIQPGDVVVFYNFRADRMRQIVTTFAFADFDGFARNYIPDLTLITMTNYDSHYPVQVLFPEVELVNVLAEVVSKAGLKQFHAAETEKYAHVTYFFNGGAETPFANEERHLEPSPKVPTYDLQPEMSAYLLTEAILKRIATHDDDFILVNFANPDMVGHTGVLAAAIKAVETVDECVHKLTEAIVSKGGVALVTADHGNCDRMIDEFTGNPHTFHTTQPVAFFVIGYDGYINLKPRGKLADVAPTVLELMGLDQPAEMTGVSLLEYTGK; via the coding sequence ATGAAAAAACAATACAAACCCGTCGCCCTCATCATCATGGATGGTTGGGGTATTCGGGAAAATGCGCATGGTAATGCGGTGGTGTTGGGCAACACACCCAACTATGACCGCTGGAACCGGACGTTGGAGCGCTCGGTGTTAGACGCTTCCGGCGAGGCGGTAGGGCTGCCAGAAGGGCAGATGGGCAATTCCGAGGTCGGTCATCTGAACCTGGGAGCCGGGCGTATCGTTTACCAGGACCTGACGCGCATCAATCTGGCCATCCGCGATGGCTCGTTTAACAACCTGCCGGCGCTGGTGGCCGGGATTGACAAGGTAAAGACCGGCGGCAAGCTGCACGTCATCGGGCTGTTTGGGCCGGGCGGCGTCCACAGCTTTAGCGAACACATGTTTGCCATTCTGGACATGGCGAACGCGCACGGCGTGGAGCCGATTTTGCACATCATCACCGACGGCCGTGATACACCGCCGCACAGCAGTACAGATTTCCTCAAGCCGCTGGAGGCGTACCAGCAAACCAAACAGGTGCGCGTAGCTTCGGTGAGCGGCCGTTATTACACCATGGACCGCGACAAACGCTGGCCGCGCATTGAGATGGGCTATAAAGCGATTGCCAAACATGAGGGGCATGAAGGACGCACGGCCGTTTCCGCCCGCGCCGCCATCGAACAAGCCCACGCCGAGGGAACCACCGACGAATTTATCCTGCCCGTGGCCATCAACAGCGACCGCGACGTGACCATCCAGCCCGGCGATGTCGTTGTCTTCTACAATTTTCGCGCCGACCGGATGCGCCAGATCGTCACCACCTTCGCCTTTGCCGATTTCGACGGCTTCGCCCGCAACTACATCCCCGATCTGACGCTGATCACCATGACCAACTACGATTCCCATTACCCGGTGCAGGTCCTGTTCCCGGAAGTGGAACTGGTTAATGTGTTGGCCGAAGTGGTCAGCAAGGCGGGTCTGAAGCAGTTCCATGCCGCCGAAACCGAAAAGTATGCCCACGTCACCTACTTCTTCAACGGCGGCGCGGAAACCCCCTTCGCCAACGAAGAGCGTCATCTGGAGCCTTCGCCCAAAGTGCCCACCTACGATTTGCAGCCGGAGATGAGCGCCTACCTGCTCACCGAGGCCATCCTGAAGCGCATCGCCACCCACGACGACGATTTTATCCTGGTCAACTTTGCCAACCCGGACATGGTGGGGCACACGGGGGTGTTGGCAGCGGCCATCAAAGCTGTGGAAACAGTGGACGAATGCGTTCACAAACTGACTGAAGCGATTGTGTCCAAGGGGGGCGTGGCTCTGGTAACGGCCGATCACGGCAACTGCGACCGCATGATTGACGAGTTCACCGGCAACCCGCACACCTTCCACACCACCCAGCCGGTGGCCTTCTTCGTCATCGGCTACGATGGCTACATCAACCTGAAACCACGCGGCAAACTGGCCGATGTGGCCCCCACGGTGCTGGAACTGATGGGCCTGGATCAACCGGCCGAGATGACCGGAGTGAGTTTGCTGGAATACACGGGTAAGTAA